One genomic window of Thalassolituus hydrocarboniclasticus includes the following:
- a CDS encoding pyrimidine/purine nucleoside phosphorylase: MLKVNEYFDGKVKSIALQTATLPATVGAMEAGEYEFGTSQKEVMTVVSGSMDVLLPGASEWQTFAQGESFEVPANVKFQVKMATQTAYFCTYE; this comes from the coding sequence GTGCTGAAAGTAAACGAATATTTTGATGGCAAGGTAAAGTCTATTGCCCTGCAAACCGCGACTCTGCCAGCTACCGTTGGCGCTATGGAAGCCGGTGAATACGAATTTGGCACCAGCCAGAAAGAAGTGATGACTGTGGTTTCCGGCAGCATGGACGTACTGCTGCCAGGCGCCAGCGAATGGCAGACCTTCGCTCAGGGCGAATCTTTCGAAGTGCCGGCCAACGTTAAATTCCAGGTGAAAATGGCGACTCAGACCGCCTATTTCTGCACCTACGAATAA
- a CDS encoding sensor histidine kinase: MNIKNRILLCVIILQIAGFTALLLHYNSRASNSVLEFNRQQIMTAVTASVHHLDATAAQMERTALGLARSGEHHHQQHHRSNPAEVRTALQKLLVRTFQSFNQALGGGIWFEPYTIDPDARYFGPYAYHNGQDVMATWDLSDERYDYPSQPWYRLAIPADWPRDQQRNADLFWSPPYFDSAGTEALIMTVDALMYDNQQKLIGIATVDWAMEELRQQIRELHLTPGTRPFLLHQSSAQYLVGPQHDSALHTVVSNQQLLALKANDATELQEQNGEYLFAARSQTGLVMGVRIPHADLALAVQERLADGMTINIGIAVLFVSIMALVLEVLFRPFEQILQRLQSTVAYNREASQPSFRPLQYDAENEFTPIVNAFNTLVGQVDQFTRRLSDSNSKLQAEQQRAEELNATLESKVEERTRELEQKNAEANESLRKLKLTQQQLVNLEKHAALGEVVAGLAHEINTPLGISVTAVSALEDQLQEVAQLFRSNQLHKAEFDDFIQFAEEGVQITADNLRRAADLIARFKQVAVDQSSEQRREFELGDYLQSIVVSLRPNYKYRPIDVRVECPQRIFISGYPGAVAQIFTNLMMNSLTHAFDDSSSERGQIHIEAQQRDQLVEITFSDNGKGMDEHTLSHLFDPFFTTKRNQGGSGIGAYIIQDLVSHQLHGSLEVSSAPGQGTRFVIRFPLTRPAGDQ, encoded by the coding sequence ATGAATATCAAAAACCGTATTCTTCTGTGCGTCATCATTCTGCAGATCGCGGGCTTTACCGCCCTGCTGCTGCACTACAACAGCCGTGCCAGCAATTCTGTTCTGGAATTTAACCGCCAGCAGATTATGACGGCTGTCACCGCCAGCGTTCATCATCTCGATGCCACCGCAGCACAGATGGAACGTACGGCACTCGGACTGGCACGCAGCGGTGAACATCATCATCAGCAACATCACCGCTCCAATCCGGCGGAGGTGCGTACTGCCCTGCAGAAATTACTGGTGCGAACCTTTCAGTCATTCAATCAGGCACTCGGTGGCGGCATCTGGTTTGAGCCTTACACTATCGATCCGGATGCCCGTTATTTTGGTCCTTACGCCTACCACAACGGTCAGGATGTGATGGCCACCTGGGATCTGAGTGACGAGCGCTACGATTACCCCAGCCAGCCCTGGTACAGGCTGGCGATTCCGGCCGACTGGCCACGCGATCAACAACGTAACGCCGACCTGTTCTGGAGCCCGCCCTACTTTGACAGCGCCGGCACCGAAGCGCTGATCATGACCGTTGATGCACTGATGTACGACAACCAGCAAAAGCTGATTGGTATCGCCACCGTCGACTGGGCGATGGAGGAACTGCGTCAGCAGATTCGTGAACTGCATCTGACGCCCGGCACCCGCCCGTTCCTTTTACACCAGAGCAGCGCTCAGTATCTGGTTGGCCCGCAGCATGACAGCGCACTGCACACCGTCGTCAGTAATCAGCAACTGCTGGCCCTGAAAGCCAACGATGCTACCGAGCTGCAGGAACAGAATGGCGAATACCTGTTTGCCGCGCGCAGTCAGACCGGGCTGGTAATGGGGGTACGCATTCCCCACGCTGATCTGGCGCTGGCGGTACAGGAGCGGCTGGCCGATGGCATGACCATTAATATCGGCATCGCCGTGTTATTTGTGTCGATTATGGCGCTGGTTCTGGAGGTGCTGTTCCGTCCGTTCGAGCAGATTCTGCAGCGCCTGCAAAGCACCGTGGCCTACAACCGCGAAGCCAGTCAGCCATCATTCCGGCCGCTGCAGTACGATGCCGAAAATGAGTTCACCCCGATCGTTAACGCCTTTAACACCTTGGTCGGTCAGGTTGATCAGTTCACCCGCCGCCTGTCCGACAGCAACAGTAAACTGCAGGCCGAGCAACAGCGGGCGGAAGAACTGAACGCCACCCTCGAATCCAAAGTGGAAGAACGTACGCGTGAACTGGAACAGAAAAACGCCGAAGCCAACGAATCGCTGCGCAAGCTGAAGCTGACACAGCAACAGCTGGTGAACCTGGAAAAACACGCCGCGCTGGGCGAAGTGGTTGCCGGCCTGGCACACGAAATCAATACCCCGCTGGGCATCAGTGTTACCGCAGTCAGTGCGCTGGAGGATCAGCTGCAGGAGGTGGCTCAGTTATTCCGCAGTAACCAGCTGCACAAAGCCGAATTCGATGATTTTATTCAGTTTGCAGAGGAAGGGGTTCAGATTACTGCCGATAACCTGCGCCGCGCCGCCGATCTGATTGCCCGTTTCAAGCAGGTAGCCGTCGATCAGTCGAGTGAGCAGCGCCGTGAGTTTGAGCTGGGAGACTATCTGCAGAGCATCGTCGTATCTCTGCGGCCGAATTATAAATACCGGCCGATTGATGTACGGGTGGAATGCCCGCAGCGTATTTTTATCAGCGGCTACCCGGGTGCCGTGGCACAGATATTCACCAATCTGATGATGAACTCCCTGACCCACGCTTTTGATGACAGCAGCTCAGAGCGTGGCCAGATCCATATAGAAGCGCAGCAGCGCGATCAGCTGGTAGAAATCACCTTCAGCGACAACGGCAAAGGGATGGATGAACATACCCTGAGCCATCTGTTCGATCCGTTCTTTACCACCAAGCGCAATCAGGGTGGCAGCGGTATTGGTGCTTACATCATTCAGGATCTGGTCAGCCACCAGCTGCATGGCTCGCTCGAAGTCAGCAGCGCCCCCGGTCAGGGCACCCGTTTTGTGATCCGCTTTCCTTTAACACGGCCGGCCGGCGACCAATAA
- a CDS encoding DEAD/DEAH box helicase, translated as MTDSTPTGFASLGLPFSILRTLEELGYEAPSPIQAESIPPLLEGKDVLGMAQTGTGKTAAFALPLLSRTQADFNSPQVLCLAPTRELAQQVAEAIKTYSKYIPGIGVTAIYGGSDYGSQLRELKRGPQWVVGTPGRVMDHLRRGTLNLADIKAVVLDEADEMLRMGFIDDVNWILEHTPRTRQVALFSATMPREIQRVAETHLKDPVEVKIQTKTTTNDKIRQRYWFVAGAHKNDALLRIAETEEFDAMMVFVRTKQATEEVADFMQANGFKCSPLNGDIPQALREKAVEKLKAGQLDIIVATDVAARGLDVERISHVINYDIPQDTESYVHRIGRTGRAGRNGEAIVFVRGREKRMLRDIEKATRQSIEEMPLPTAKMVNEKRRERFQAQILDAIHPERNNQYREMIETILSQNPVDALDVAAALAALLQGEKSLFINEQTDARMADARERELRNESRSERPSRDRDSRGDSRERGPRSKALPEERPKPLKGHPEVEMTRYMVGIGYDDGLKPGNLVGAVANEADLDSDYIGHIEIFDNFAVIDLPEGMPAPTMGKLRKARVCGRPLEIKVYKESEVPQGGAGAPRRAPRRTEGQKDGFAKKPHRGKPRDNGAPAPGTRAPRKRREA; from the coding sequence ATGACCGATTCTACTCCTACAGGCTTTGCGAGCCTGGGCTTACCTTTTTCTATTCTTCGTACTCTGGAAGAGCTGGGCTACGAAGCTCCGTCTCCGATTCAGGCCGAAAGTATTCCCCCACTGCTGGAAGGCAAAGACGTTCTGGGTATGGCCCAGACCGGTACCGGTAAAACCGCTGCCTTCGCACTGCCGCTGCTGAGCCGCACCCAGGCTGATTTTAATTCGCCACAGGTTCTGTGTCTGGCGCCAACCCGTGAGCTGGCACAACAGGTGGCTGAAGCCATCAAAACCTACAGCAAATACATTCCGGGTATTGGTGTTACTGCTATTTATGGTGGTTCCGATTACGGCAGCCAGCTGCGTGAACTGAAGCGTGGTCCGCAGTGGGTTGTAGGTACTCCGGGCCGTGTGATGGATCACCTGCGTCGCGGCACCCTGAACCTGGCTGATATTAAAGCCGTGGTTCTGGACGAAGCCGACGAAATGCTGCGCATGGGCTTTATCGACGACGTGAACTGGATTCTGGAACACACGCCGCGTACCCGCCAGGTGGCTCTGTTCTCCGCGACTATGCCGCGTGAAATTCAGCGCGTTGCTGAAACTCACCTGAAAGATCCGGTTGAAGTAAAAATTCAGACCAAAACCACCACCAACGATAAAATTCGTCAGCGTTACTGGTTTGTTGCCGGTGCTCATAAAAATGATGCCCTGCTGCGTATTGCCGAAACCGAAGAATTTGACGCCATGATGGTGTTCGTCCGCACCAAACAGGCAACGGAAGAAGTCGCTGATTTTATGCAGGCCAACGGCTTTAAATGTTCACCATTAAACGGTGACATTCCACAGGCGCTGCGTGAAAAAGCGGTAGAAAAACTGAAAGCCGGTCAGCTCGATATTATTGTAGCGACCGACGTTGCTGCCCGTGGTCTGGACGTTGAACGTATCAGCCACGTAATCAACTACGATATTCCGCAGGATACCGAATCCTACGTTCACCGTATTGGCCGTACCGGTCGTGCGGGCCGTAATGGTGAAGCCATTGTGTTTGTTCGTGGCCGTGAAAAACGCATGCTGCGTGACATCGAAAAAGCGACCCGTCAGAGCATTGAAGAAATGCCACTGCCGACCGCCAAAATGGTTAACGAAAAACGCCGTGAACGCTTCCAGGCACAGATTCTGGACGCCATTCACCCAGAGCGTAATAACCAGTACCGCGAAATGATTGAGACCATTCTCAGTCAGAACCCGGTCGATGCACTGGACGTTGCTGCCGCACTGGCCGCTCTGCTGCAGGGTGAAAAATCACTGTTTATTAATGAGCAGACTGATGCCCGTATGGCCGATGCCCGTGAGCGTGAACTGCGTAACGAAAGCCGCAGTGAGCGTCCGTCCCGTGACCGTGATTCCCGTGGTGATTCACGCGAGCGTGGCCCGCGCAGCAAGGCACTGCCGGAAGAGCGTCCGAAGCCATTAAAAGGTCATCCGGAAGTGGAAATGACCCGTTATATGGTTGGCATTGGTTATGACGACGGCCTGAAGCCGGGTAACCTGGTTGGCGCGGTTGCTAACGAAGCGGACCTCGACAGTGATTACATCGGCCATATCGAAATTTTTGATAATTTCGCCGTAATCGATTTACCGGAAGGTATGCCGGCCCCGACCATGGGCAAACTGCGTAAAGCACGTGTTTGTGGTCGTCCGCTGGAAATTAAAGTCTACAAAGAGTCTGAAGTACCGCAGGGTGGCGCTGGTGCTCCACGCCGTGCTCCGCGTCGTACCGAAGGCCAGAAAGACGGTTTCGCCAAGAAACCACACCGTGGCAAGCCACGCGATAACGGTGCTCCGGCACCGGGTACCCGTGCTCCACGTAAGCGTCGCGAAGCTTAA
- a CDS encoding TetR/AcrR family transcriptional regulator, with protein sequence MARTKSFDPAQVLHQAMLLFWREGFRQLSMENLVQQLGVNRYSLYQTFGNKQDFFHQALVLYTDNIFNRMLRPLQENQGKAAIIAYFRLLQRQLQNDQASAGCMLLNASLSAGQLHEESLNLIKNGLRRQEESLKKALQQALANNELNRPRDPLTASRFLASQVHAMVLLRQNAGKKRVHDVLEFMIAELEAW encoded by the coding sequence ATGGCCAGAACCAAGTCATTCGATCCCGCTCAGGTACTGCATCAGGCCATGCTGTTGTTCTGGCGCGAAGGATTCCGCCAGTTATCAATGGAAAATCTGGTGCAACAACTCGGGGTTAACCGCTACAGCCTGTATCAGACTTTTGGCAATAAACAGGATTTTTTCCATCAGGCGCTGGTGCTCTATACCGATAATATTTTTAACCGCATGCTGCGGCCATTGCAGGAAAATCAGGGAAAAGCCGCCATCATTGCTTACTTCCGACTGCTGCAACGGCAATTACAGAACGATCAGGCCAGTGCCGGCTGTATGCTGCTGAATGCCAGCCTGAGTGCGGGGCAATTACACGAAGAAAGTCTGAACCTGATTAAAAACGGCCTGCGCCGGCAGGAAGAAAGCCTGAAGAAAGCCCTGCAGCAGGCGCTGGCCAATAACGAATTAAACCGTCCGCGTGATCCGCTGACCGCCTCACGTTTTCTCGCCAGTCAGGTACATGCCATGGTGCTGTTACGTCAGAATGCCGGGAAAAAGCGCGTGCACGATGTGCTGGAATTTATGATTGCCGAACTCGAAGCCTGGTAA
- a CDS encoding glutathione S-transferase family protein, with protein sequence MKLYSANMAPNPRRSRMALAEKGITAVEVIDIDLAGGENLKPEFRERNSLAKVPVLELDDGTCIAETAAIYRYLEEIQPEPNLMGRDAKEKALIEMWDRRLDNALLMPIGHCFQHTTGFFKDRMTPVAAWGEEAGKLAAAFLPILEQQLQKHEFVAGDHFSVADITALCTLEFGKVIQLRITDEYPAIQRWHAQMKARPSYTA encoded by the coding sequence ATGAAACTGTACAGCGCCAATATGGCACCCAATCCACGTCGCAGCCGTATGGCATTGGCAGAAAAAGGCATTACCGCTGTTGAGGTGATTGATATTGATCTGGCTGGCGGTGAGAACCTGAAGCCGGAATTCCGCGAGCGCAACAGCCTGGCGAAGGTGCCGGTGCTGGAACTTGATGATGGCACCTGCATTGCAGAAACCGCAGCCATATACCGCTATCTGGAAGAAATTCAGCCGGAACCGAACCTGATGGGACGTGATGCCAAAGAGAAAGCGCTGATTGAGATGTGGGATCGCCGCCTCGACAATGCCTTACTAATGCCGATTGGTCATTGCTTCCAGCATACGACCGGCTTTTTTAAAGACCGTATGACACCGGTTGCCGCCTGGGGCGAAGAAGCCGGTAAACTGGCCGCTGCGTTTTTACCTATTCTGGAGCAGCAACTGCAAAAGCATGAATTTGTGGCGGGTGATCACTTCTCTGTGGCGGATATTACCGCTCTTTGTACACTGGAGTTCGGCAAGGTGATTCAGCTGCGTATTACAGACGAGTATCCGGCTATTCAGCGCTGGCATGCGCAAATGAAGGCGCGTCCGTCCTATACTGCATAA
- a CDS encoding NADPH-dependent FMN reductase, which produces MNSDLNICLLVASHRANSQSRRIADYMNQHFLAGKASLIDLYQSKLPLWDGEPLATGSTEEQSVAEVKARAAAADAFVFIVPEWHGMAPAGLKNFLLWCGMKELAHKPVLLVGVSASAGGAFVIAELRHSGYKNSRLLYLPEHLLLRDANDLWVGQEGRMSDVYLEKRTRYALDQLITYTEALKPVRDRLCAGLADFSNGMS; this is translated from the coding sequence ATGAATTCTGATCTGAATATCTGCCTGCTGGTGGCCAGCCATCGTGCCAATTCACAAAGTCGCCGTATTGCCGATTATATGAATCAGCACTTTCTGGCCGGTAAAGCGAGTCTGATCGATCTGTATCAGAGTAAGTTACCACTCTGGGATGGTGAACCACTGGCTACCGGCAGCACAGAAGAGCAGAGCGTCGCCGAGGTAAAAGCCCGTGCCGCAGCCGCCGATGCCTTTGTGTTTATTGTGCCGGAATGGCACGGCATGGCTCCGGCCGGACTGAAAAATTTTCTGCTCTGGTGTGGGATGAAAGAACTGGCGCATAAACCGGTATTGCTGGTTGGTGTATCCGCTTCGGCCGGCGGTGCCTTTGTGATTGCCGAGTTACGCCACAGCGGCTACAAAAACTCGCGCCTGTTATATCTGCCTGAGCATTTGCTGCTGCGTGATGCGAATGACCTCTGGGTGGGGCAGGAAGGGCGTATGAGTGATGTTTATCTGGAAAAGCGTACCCGCTATGCACTCGACCAGTTAATAACCTACACCGAAGCCCTGAAACCGGTTCGCGACAGATTGTGTGCAGGGCTGGCGGATTTTTCTAACGGTATGTCGTAA
- a CDS encoding DUF3601 domain-containing protein, translating to MTFGPKPAGTWTGHKAANCGDNHNFLRAGKRYEVIQAFADYDQHLHAVGEGWVFLGYSFLPYDDGMSFFVSFDGEQEWHIRLQWRPEEQGKLLDNLEQYIRAL from the coding sequence ATGACTTTCGGCCCGAAACCTGCCGGTACCTGGACCGGCCATAAAGCAGCGAACTGCGGTGATAATCATAATTTTCTGCGCGCCGGTAAGCGTTATGAGGTTATTCAGGCGTTTGCCGATTACGATCAGCATCTGCATGCCGTTGGGGAAGGCTGGGTATTTCTGGGTTATTCCTTTCTGCCGTACGACGACGGTATGTCATTTTTCGTATCGTTCGACGGCGAACAGGAGTGGCATATCCGCCTGCAGTGGCGCCCGGAAGAGCAGGGCAAGCTGCTGGACAATTTAGAGCAGTATATCCGGGCTCTTTAG
- a CDS encoding DUF1761 domain-containing protein, which produces MNLIDALQNLNYIAVAIAAIASYILGFVWYHWAVFGKAWANALGLSREEADNTEGLGGAFAISLVSGLSKALLIALLLSALNISGVLSGAFFGAAVAIVFTATSLGYYNGFARTSVKLTFINSAHSVAELALIGAIIAAFN; this is translated from the coding sequence ATGAACCTTATCGACGCACTACAAAACCTGAATTATATCGCGGTCGCAATTGCCGCAATCGCCAGCTATATACTGGGTTTTGTCTGGTATCACTGGGCCGTTTTCGGTAAAGCCTGGGCAAACGCTTTAGGGCTGAGCAGAGAAGAAGCGGACAACACCGAAGGTCTTGGCGGAGCTTTTGCCATCTCTCTGGTGTCAGGATTAAGCAAAGCCCTGCTGATCGCGTTGCTGCTATCAGCTCTGAATATATCCGGCGTTCTGAGCGGGGCGTTTTTTGGTGCAGCGGTTGCCATTGTATTTACGGCCACATCACTGGGTTACTACAATGGCTTTGCCCGCACATCCGTAAAACTGACGTTCATCAACTCAGCGCACAGCGTGGCGGAATTGGCTCTGATCGGTGCAATCATTGCGGCATTTAACTGA
- a CDS encoding DUF998 domain-containing protein, giving the protein MSDNRRIFNLPDFIAYAGIIASIWIIAGVYIASLFYPNYSHSRQFCSELGAAGSATQKLSPLINNYPLGFLFILCGYYLISTYTENTATVAIGIMVIIHGLSTWICGFFPMDADPYTTTPTIPCQVHSWSGVVMLLSFIIAPAIAVFSDTYPTAIRVFSFICLLGCFYFSYQLSVSFKERTNPGTHQRLSYGFQILWLFVYSAFMIA; this is encoded by the coding sequence ATGAGCGACAACAGAAGGATATTTAACTTGCCGGACTTTATTGCTTACGCAGGAATCATTGCCTCCATCTGGATCATAGCTGGTGTATATATCGCCTCCCTCTTCTATCCCAACTACAGTCATTCCCGACAGTTCTGCAGTGAGCTGGGAGCGGCAGGTAGTGCAACCCAGAAACTCTCACCACTTATCAATAACTACCCCTTAGGTTTCCTGTTCATTCTCTGCGGTTATTACCTGATCAGCACCTATACAGAGAACACCGCGACCGTTGCTATCGGTATTATGGTTATAATTCATGGGTTAAGTACCTGGATTTGTGGCTTTTTCCCCATGGATGCAGACCCATATACAACGACACCAACCATACCTTGCCAGGTTCATTCATGGTCAGGGGTGGTTATGTTGTTATCATTTATTATTGCTCCGGCAATTGCTGTATTTTCGGATACCTACCCGACAGCCATCCGGGTCTTCTCATTCATCTGCCTGCTCGGTTGCTTCTATTTTTCATACCAGCTGAGCGTATCTTTTAAAGAAAGAACCAACCCGGGCACTCACCAGCGGCTGAGCTACGGCTTCCAGATTCTCTGGCTGTTTGTTTATTCAGCTTTCATGATCGCATGA
- a CDS encoding pentapeptide repeat-containing protein has translation MSSLTSTSQYFEEQFSNLELCDEQINNSEFEECEFSDCDFSHSVFKSCKFINCRFTRCNLSLIKIPQSRFTEVTFRECKMVGIDWTRAQWSGYQFHPELKFYHCILNDSSFLGLNLHEVVMEECKAHDVDLRETQLNNARLTYCDFTHSLFGRTNLSGADLSESVNFNIDVLDNNLTNATFSRYEALNLLESLGINLVD, from the coding sequence GTGAGCAGCCTGACCAGCACCAGCCAGTATTTTGAAGAACAGTTCAGCAATCTGGAGCTGTGTGACGAACAGATAAACAACAGCGAATTTGAAGAATGTGAATTCAGCGATTGCGATTTCTCCCACAGCGTATTTAAAAGCTGTAAGTTTATTAACTGCCGCTTTACCCGCTGCAATCTGAGCCTGATTAAAATTCCGCAAAGCCGCTTTACAGAAGTCACCTTCCGCGAATGCAAAATGGTTGGTATCGACTGGACCCGCGCTCAATGGTCCGGCTACCAGTTTCACCCTGAACTGAAGTTTTACCACTGCATACTGAACGACTCCTCCTTCCTCGGGCTGAACCTGCACGAAGTGGTTATGGAAGAATGCAAAGCCCACGATGTTGACCTGCGCGAAACCCAGCTGAACAATGCCCGCCTTACCTACTGCGACTTTACCCACAGCCTGTTTGGCCGCACCAATTTAAGCGGTGCAGACCTGAGTGAATCGGTTAATTTTAATATCGATGTACTGGATAATAATCTGACTAATGCGACCTTCAGCCGCTATGAAGCGTTAAATCTGCTGGAGAGTCTGGGGATTAATCTGGTGGATTAA
- a CDS encoding TatD family hydrolase has protein sequence MSKKRRDIPAYGLPIIETHFHLDYLKEGSADDILSAARTIGVERFMTISVEPDNMPKALALAEAHADLYATLGVHPHEAALFDDAAEGYIRTHAIHDKVVAVGEIGLDYYYDHCDRTVQRQVFARQLQLAAESELPVVIHTREADEDTMAILREYAPQMKRKGVVHSFTSGMELAQLAVELGFCLGINGIVTFNKADNVREVVAATPLSNLLLETDAPFLTPIPFRGMENAPKYLPFIAEKIAEVKGLSVEEVLTQTYQNSLREFF, from the coding sequence ATGAGTAAAAAGCGTCGTGACATTCCGGCCTATGGCCTGCCCATTATCGAAACCCACTTTCACCTCGATTATCTGAAAGAAGGCAGCGCCGACGATATTCTCAGCGCCGCCCGCACCATTGGCGTAGAGCGCTTTATGACCATCAGTGTTGAGCCGGACAATATGCCCAAGGCGCTGGCACTGGCAGAAGCCCACGCCGACCTGTACGCCACCCTGGGCGTGCACCCGCACGAAGCCGCGCTGTTTGATGACGCCGCCGAAGGCTATATCCGCACCCATGCGATCCACGACAAAGTCGTCGCCGTGGGTGAAATTGGTCTCGATTATTACTACGACCACTGCGACCGGACCGTTCAGCGCCAGGTATTTGCCCGCCAGCTGCAACTGGCAGCAGAAAGTGAGTTACCGGTGGTGATTCATACCCGCGAAGCCGACGAAGATACCATGGCCATACTGCGCGAATACGCCCCACAGATGAAACGTAAAGGCGTGGTACACAGTTTTACCTCCGGCATGGAACTGGCACAGCTGGCGGTTGAACTGGGCTTTTGTCTCGGAATTAACGGCATCGTTACCTTTAATAAAGCCGACAACGTGCGCGAAGTGGTTGCCGCCACCCCGCTGAGCAATTTATTGCTGGAAACCGACGCACCTTTCCTCACGCCGATTCCATTCCGCGGTATGGAAAATGCTCCGAAATACCTGCCTTTTATTGCCGAAAAAATTGCTGAGGTAAAAGGCCTGAGCGTTGAAGAAGTGTTAACCCAGACCTACCAGAACTCCCTGCGCGAATTCTTTTGA
- a CDS encoding lysophospholipid acyltransferase family protein → MHRTMFDTPILKTLLRWGSIAFLKLAGWKSVGSIPPDLKKCVMIAAPHTSNWDLPFMLMIAFVFRVKIYWMGKEQIFKPPFRGLMMWMGGIPVDRSKANNMVQASVDAINSNEQLFLIVPPEGTRSKVTYWKTGFYHIAHNAGVPVLMGFLDYPNKTGGIAGVFHTTGDIDADMQAIQAVYAPMSGKKAGQ, encoded by the coding sequence ATGCACCGTACCATGTTCGATACCCCCATCCTGAAAACCCTGCTGCGCTGGGGCTCCATTGCTTTTCTGAAGCTGGCCGGCTGGAAAAGCGTGGGCAGCATTCCACCTGACTTAAAAAAATGCGTGATGATTGCCGCACCGCACACCAGCAACTGGGATCTGCCCTTTATGCTGATGATCGCTTTTGTCTTCCGGGTAAAAATTTACTGGATGGGTAAAGAGCAGATTTTCAAACCACCCTTCCGCGGCCTGATGATGTGGATGGGCGGTATTCCTGTTGATCGTTCAAAAGCCAACAACATGGTGCAGGCCTCGGTCGATGCCATTAACAGCAACGAACAGCTGTTTCTGATCGTGCCGCCGGAAGGCACCCGCTCAAAGGTAACCTACTGGAAAACCGGGTTTTATCATATTGCCCATAACGCCGGCGTGCCGGTGCTGATGGGCTTTCTCGATTACCCGAACAAAACCGGCGGCATTGCTGGTGTATTCCACACCACAGGCGATATCGACGCCGATATGCAGGCTATTCAGGCAGTCTACGCGCCGATGAGCGGCAAAAAAGCCGGACAGTAA
- a CDS encoding VOC family protein, translating into MSRQIFVNLAVSDIQRSRQFFTALGFSINEQFSNEVAVCVVIADNIFAMLLKPEFYSQFTSKSLCDAQTSSEVLLCLSCSSRTEVDTIGQAAEDNGGRIARPGQDQGPMYGLAFEDPDGHTWELMYMEMPNS; encoded by the coding sequence ATGAGCCGTCAGATTTTTGTGAATCTCGCCGTCAGCGACATCCAGCGTTCGCGCCAGTTTTTTACCGCCCTGGGTTTCAGCATTAACGAGCAATTCAGTAATGAAGTGGCTGTCTGCGTGGTCATTGCCGACAACATCTTCGCCATGCTGCTGAAGCCGGAATTCTATTCGCAGTTCACCTCCAAGAGTCTGTGCGATGCCCAGACCAGCAGCGAAGTATTACTGTGCCTGAGCTGCAGCAGCCGCACCGAAGTCGATACCATCGGCCAGGCGGCCGAAGATAACGGTGGACGCATTGCCCGCCCGGGACAGGATCAGGGACCCATGTACGGCCTGGCCTTTGAAGATCCCGACGGCCACACCTGGGAGCTGATGTATATGGAAATGCCGAACAGCTGA
- a CDS encoding 6,7-dimethyl-8-ribityllumazine synthase encodes MNNTFNPQQQRIAFIHASWHTDIVLKCLDGFKDELASRGYDISNIDVIAAPGAYEIPLQAKLLAKSGRYSAIAASALVVDGGIYRHDFVAAAVCNGLMQVQLETEVPVLTAVLTPHNFHEHDEHKNYYARHFVVKGQELANAADQAMRLTASAKAV; translated from the coding sequence ATGAACAACACTTTTAATCCTCAGCAACAACGCATCGCCTTTATTCACGCTTCCTGGCACACCGACATCGTGCTCAAGTGTCTGGATGGTTTTAAAGACGAACTCGCCAGCCGTGGTTACGACATCAGCAATATTGATGTGATTGCCGCTCCCGGCGCCTACGAAATTCCCCTGCAGGCTAAACTGCTGGCCAAGAGCGGACGCTACAGCGCCATTGCCGCCAGCGCTCTGGTGGTCGACGGTGGTATTTACCGCCACGACTTCGTTGCCGCCGCCGTCTGTAACGGCCTGATGCAGGTGCAGCTGGAAACCGAAGTACCGGTACTGACCGCGGTACTGACCCCGCACAATTTTCACGAGCACGACGAGCATAAAAACTACTATGCCCGTCACTTTGTGGTGAAAGGGCAGGAACTGGCTAACGCCGCCGATCAGGCCATGCGTTTAACCGCCAGTGCCAAAGCCGTTTAA